The genomic stretch TGAATTACCTGAAAAAATTGATGATAAAATTTATATTGTGAAGCCACCTCGAGAAGGAAGTGCCAAAGGTATAACAAGAGAATCAGTTGTGGATAATTTAGAAGATATGAGAAAACAAATAAAAAAGATTCATGAGGAATTTAAACAACCTGCTTTAGTAGAAGAGTTTATTGATGGAATGGAGGTTAGTGTAGGTTTAATAGGTAATGATGAAGATTTAGAGGTACTGCCTATTCTTGAAATAGATTTTTCGAGTCTTCCTGAAGGACTTGAACGGTTCTATTCGTATAATGTAAAACATAATTATGGTGAACAAACGAACTATGTGTGTCCAGCAAGAATACCAGAACAAATTAAAAATAGTCTTGAAAAATATGCAAAAAAACTTTTCAAAGTTCTTTCGTTGAAAGACTATGCAAGAATGGATGTTAGAATAAGAAATGGAAATATTTATTTTATTGAAGTGAATTCTCTTCCACAACTTGTCCCGGTTTATTCGGATATTACTAAGATGGCTGAAGCAGCAGGTATAACTTACGAGGATTTAATAATGAAGATTTTGGAAAGTGCAATGAGGAGGTACAAGGGGGAAGAAAAATGAAAAGTTATACGAAATATTTATGGTTTAATACTAAAAAGAGAAAGGAATTAGTTAAAATTACCGATGTTGTCGAGAAAATTGTTGAAGAAAGTGGAATAAAAGAAGGTTTTTGTTTAGTATCAGCAATGCATATAACAGCTGGTATAATAGTTAATGATGACGAATCAGGATTGCATAAAGATATTTGGGAATGGCTTGAAAAACTTGCCCCTACTGGTGATTATCATCATCATTGGACTGGTGAGGATAATGGTGATGCACATCTAAAACGAATTTTAACGCATCACCAAGTAATTTTGCCAGTAACAGATGGAAAACTAGATTTAGGTCCCTGGGAACAAATTTTTTATGCAGAATACGATGGGCAGAGAAGAAAAAGAATAGTAGTAAAAGTGATAGGTGAATAGTATGGAATTATCTCAATTATACCGTTCTGTTTTAGATTCAATTATTGAAGGCGTGATAATTGTTGATGAAGGCGCACGGATCTTGTATATAAACAAGACTGCCGTGCGTCTTTTAAATTTATCTGGTGATTTTATCGGAAAACATGTTACGAAAGTGGTACCAAATACAAGATTACATATTGTTGTAAGAACAGGGATACCTGAAATTGATGAGGTGCAACATGTAGGAAAAAACATTATAGTTACATCAAGGATACCTTTGAAAGACAAAGAAGAAAATATTGTTGGTGCTGTTGCTGTTTTTAGAGATATTACAAGTGTTAAGAAACTTGCTGAAGAAATAACAAATTTACATGAAATCGAGGCAAGATTAAAAGCCATTATTGACTCAACTTACGATGCAATTTCAGTTGCAGACGAATATGGAAATGTCATTTTAGTGAATAAAGCTTATACAGAACTTACTGGTTTTAAACCTGAGGAGGTTATTGGAAAACCAGCTACAGTGGATATTGCAGAAGGTGAAAGTATCCATTTAATGATTGCTAAAACAAGAAAGCCAATTTACAATGCAAGGTTAAAAGTTGGTCCGATGAAAAAGGAAGTAATAGTTAACGCTGAACCGTTGTTTGTGAGAGGGAAGTTCAGTGGAAGTGTTGCAGTCGTACATGACGTTTCAAAAATTTTAGATTTGACAAGAGAACTTGAAGAAATGAGAAGAATGATGAGGCAAGTAAAAGCTCAATATACATTTGAAGACATCATTGGAAAAAGTGAAAAAATACTTATGGCCAAAGAACAGGCAAGAAAAGTAGCCAAAACCCCTGTAACAGTTCTTTTGAGGGGGGAAAGCGGTACAGGGAAAGAACTTTTTGCTCACGCTATTCACAACGAGAGTAATAGAAAAAATGGCCCATTTATAAGTGTGAATTGTGCTGCCATTCCTGAAAATATACTTGAGATAGAACTTTTTGGATATTCTGGAGGGGCATTTTTAGGAGCAAGAAAGGAAGGAAAGAAGGGGTTGTTAGAAGAAGCAGATGGAGGGACATTGTTTTTAGATGAGATTGGTAAAATGCCCCTTAGTTTGCAAGCTAAAATTTTAAGATTTATCGAGAGAAAAGAATTTTTACCTGTAGGTTCGACAACGGTCAAAAAAGTTGATGTAAGAATAATTGCTGCCACTAATATGAATTTGGAAGAATTGGTAAAAAAAGAAAAATTCTTATCTGATTTGTATTTTCGCCTAAATGTTTTTCCTATTTTTTTACCTTCTTTAAGAGAAATAAAGGAAGATATACCTGTGCTTGTTAAACATCTTTCCAAGAAAATTGCACGACAGTTTGGAAGAAAAGTAGATGATGTTTCATCCGTTGCAGTAAAGTATTTAAAAAGTTATGATTGGCCCGGAAACGTTAGAGAACTTGAAAATGTTATAGGTAGAGCGATTATTAATATGAATATTAATGAAACTATTTTAGAAAAAAGGCATTTTCCGACATTGTTTTTGGAAAAAACTTCGGAAAATTTCAAATATGAAGGCTCATTAAAATCATTAGTTGAAGACTTTGAAAGAAAGGTAATTGAAAATGTTTTAAAAGAAAACAAAGGTGATAGAACTAAAACAGCTAGAAGTTTAGGGATAAGTATAAGAACGTTGTATTATAAGATTGAAAAATATGGATTAGGATAAGGGGGATTTTTAAATGAAGTTAAGAATTTTAGTTGAAGGTGGAATAATAAGTGTTCCTGACAGAGTAAAAGCACCTTTTTCTACGATTACACTTTTAGAAAGTTCTAATAGAAAAATTTTATTGGAACCTGGTGATTATTCAACTCATAGTATTTTGGAACAAAACTTGAAGGAGTTAGGTATTGCAGTTGATGATATTACAGATATAATTCTGACACACTTCCATCTTGACCATGCTTACAATTCAATTTTTTTTCCAAATGCTACAATATATATTCATAGAAATTATTTAAATAAAAACTATGAATCTTTTGGAATGATCGTTGGAAAACAATATAAATTTGTAAAAGACAGTTGGAAAAAGGTAAAGACTTTTGATGAT from Thermosipho atlanticus DSM 15807 encodes the following:
- a CDS encoding D-alanine--D-alanine ligase family protein, yielding MKIAIVHEINLNEEEKKMVESVKKALSKKYECELVPFDETFISRIKDYNFVFNLSNKGGKETKQLHVPAILDALNIPYTASNAYSHSLCLDKITTKIIMKYHNIPTPEFMYFDIGELPEKIDDKIYIVKPPREGSAKGITRESVVDNLEDMRKQIKKIHEEFKQPALVEEFIDGMEVSVGLIGNDEDLEVLPILEIDFSSLPEGLERFYSYNVKHNYGEQTNYVCPARIPEQIKNSLEKYAKKLFKVLSLKDYARMDVRIRNGNIYFIEVNSLPQLVPVYSDITKMAEAAGITYEDLIMKILESAMRRYKGEEK
- a CDS encoding secondary thiamine-phosphate synthase enzyme YjbQ, whose amino-acid sequence is MKSYTKYLWFNTKKRKELVKITDVVEKIVEESGIKEGFCLVSAMHITAGIIVNDDESGLHKDIWEWLEKLAPTGDYHHHWTGEDNGDAHLKRILTHHQVILPVTDGKLDLGPWEQIFYAEYDGQRRKRIVVKVIGE
- a CDS encoding sigma-54 interaction domain-containing protein encodes the protein MELSQLYRSVLDSIIEGVIIVDEGARILYINKTAVRLLNLSGDFIGKHVTKVVPNTRLHIVVRTGIPEIDEVQHVGKNIIVTSRIPLKDKEENIVGAVAVFRDITSVKKLAEEITNLHEIEARLKAIIDSTYDAISVADEYGNVILVNKAYTELTGFKPEEVIGKPATVDIAEGESIHLMIAKTRKPIYNARLKVGPMKKEVIVNAEPLFVRGKFSGSVAVVHDVSKILDLTRELEEMRRMMRQVKAQYTFEDIIGKSEKILMAKEQARKVAKTPVTVLLRGESGTGKELFAHAIHNESNRKNGPFISVNCAAIPENILEIELFGYSGGAFLGARKEGKKGLLEEADGGTLFLDEIGKMPLSLQAKILRFIERKEFLPVGSTTVKKVDVRIIAATNMNLEELVKKEKFLSDLYFRLNVFPIFLPSLREIKEDIPVLVKHLSKKIARQFGRKVDDVSSVAVKYLKSYDWPGNVRELENVIGRAIINMNINETILEKRHFPTLFLEKTSENFKYEGSLKSLVEDFERKVIENVLKENKGDRTKTARSLGISIRTLYYKIEKYGLG
- a CDS encoding MBL fold metallo-hydrolase, with amino-acid sequence MKLRILVEGGIISVPDRVKAPFSTITLLESSNRKILLEPGDYSTHSILEQNLKELGIAVDDITDIILTHFHLDHAYNSIFFPNATIYIHRNYLNKNYESFGMIVGKQYKFVKDSWKKVKTFDDGDVLFDKIKVYYTPWHAREHSSFVVETENLGKVFFPGDIVMTRVEFYDIMRVLRDDDCARFVREIASSCDYLIFTHDSYISLKKWG